A stretch of the Bacillota bacterium genome encodes the following:
- a CDS encoding nicotinate-nucleotide--dimethylbenzimidazole phosphoribosyltransferase → DGFISGAGALVAGKLVPKAKDFMLASHLSEEPGHRYMLELLDIKPILQMRMRLGEGTGAVLAMPVVEAACKIQAEMATFQSAGVAEKL, encoded by the coding sequence CGATGGCTTTATTTCCGGTGCCGGAGCCTTGGTGGCGGGTAAACTGGTGCCTAAGGCTAAGGATTTTATGCTGGCGTCCCACCTGTCGGAAGAACCTGGGCATCGCTATATGTTGGAACTTCTAGACATAAAACCAATACTTCAGATGAGAATGCGGCTAGGAGAGGGTACCGGTGCCGTACTAGCCATGCCGGTGGTAGAAGCGGCCTGCAAAATTCAAGCCGAGATGGCTACTTTCCAATCAGCCGGGGTGGCAGAGAAACTATAA